A single region of the Cetobacterium somerae ATCC BAA-474 genome encodes:
- a CDS encoding Cof-type HAD-IIB family hydrolase yields the protein MKYKAIICDLDGTLLNEHHTISEETKETIRKVVNSGVKFIIATGRHHNDAITFKDMLELDSFLITSNGAKVHDYNNKEIISHNIPAHLSKELLNYNYNENLHKNVYLDEEWYAEKPLEEALVFHKESGFHHVIAPFQSLVGKEITKFFFICDDEEHISELEKKLRKQFHEGLNITLSLGSCLEVMREGVSKASAIEEVLKAEGIDLKETIAFGDGLNDLEMLSSVGKGFIMGNGSPRLKALLPENEVIKTNAENGVAKKLQEIFL from the coding sequence ATGAAATACAAAGCAATTATATGTGACTTAGATGGAACACTATTAAATGAGCATCACACTATATCTGAAGAAACAAAAGAGACTATAAGAAAAGTTGTAAATTCTGGAGTGAAGTTTATAATAGCTACTGGAAGACATCACAATGATGCAATAACATTTAAAGATATGTTAGAGCTAGATAGTTTCTTAATTACTTCAAACGGTGCTAAGGTGCATGACTATAATAACAAAGAGATTATATCTCACAATATTCCAGCTCACTTATCTAAGGAGTTATTAAACTATAACTATAATGAGAACTTACATAAAAATGTTTATTTAGATGAAGAGTGGTATGCTGAAAAGCCTTTAGAGGAAGCATTAGTTTTCCACAAAGAGTCTGGATTTCATCATGTAATAGCTCCTTTCCAATCTTTAGTAGGAAAAGAAATTACAAAATTTTTCTTTATATGTGATGATGAAGAGCATATCTCTGAGTTAGAGAAAAAATTAAGAAAACAATTCCACGAGGGATTAAATATCACTCTTTCACTTGGATCTTGTTTAGAGGTTATGAGAGAGGGAGTTTCTAAAGCTAGTGCAATAGAGGAAGTTTTAAAAGCTGAAGGGATTGATCTTAAAGAAACAATCGCTTTTGGAGATGGATTAAATGACCTTGAAATGCTATCATCTGTAGGAAAAGGATTTATCATGGGAAATGGAAGTCCAAGACTAAAGGCTTTATTACCTGAAAATGAAGTAATAAAGACAAATGCAGAAAATGGAGTGGCAAAGAAACTTCAAGAGATATTCTTATAA
- a CDS encoding polysaccharide deacetylase family protein encodes MNILMALSQLEVTGAEVYGTVLSDELIRRGNKVYIVSDTLTKPTNAQYEKIEFNKRKLKDRVSQVRKLLKIIKEKDIQVVHAHSRASSWSCAIACRIAKIPLITTIHGRQPVHLSRKLVKAFGDYSLSVCENIRDHIVNDLKVKPENITVLRNMINTKEYQKSTFTDIEKNQKVISIIGRLSGPKGDVTYNLLDILHRRKDFKIQVIGGKEVPARFKKFTGNVEFLGYVNNVSEKIRESSIVIGAGRVAVEAILCEVPVLAIGEAESVGIVTLDRLNTALKSNFGDISLNHAPTFRWTDVIPEIDKGFNINKDDLKTLRERVIEEFSIESIVENIEKVYQREIVKKKKYEMPVIMYHRVIKNESEKGVHGTYVTVEQFEEQMKYLKKKGYETVTFKELLNNRYKQRFDKDKKWIMLTFDDGYKDNYENAFPILKKYQFKGIIYVLDGIEYNKWDVDNPGNPEKRFTLMNQEELLEMQNYGIEFGGHTSTHPRLAELSTEQVKSEIINSKSNIEKIIGKELLSFAYPYGSLNEEVKRIPQEAGYKFAVATDSGSIVFSDDLFEIRRIGIFPTNNLFNFKRKVSGKYNFIKVKREEKSYGKK; translated from the coding sequence ATGAATATACTTATGGCACTTTCACAGTTAGAAGTAACTGGTGCTGAGGTGTACGGAACGGTTCTAAGTGATGAACTTATTAGGAGAGGGAACAAAGTTTATATAGTTTCAGATACTTTAACTAAACCTACAAACGCACAATATGAAAAAATAGAGTTTAATAAAAGAAAACTTAAAGATAGAGTTAGTCAAGTTAGAAAACTTCTTAAGATTATAAAAGAAAAAGATATCCAAGTTGTACATGCTCATTCAAGAGCATCATCTTGGAGTTGTGCAATAGCTTGTAGAATAGCAAAGATTCCCCTGATTACAACAATACACGGGAGACAACCTGTGCACTTGAGCAGAAAATTAGTTAAAGCATTTGGAGATTACTCTTTAAGTGTTTGTGAAAATATAAGAGATCATATTGTTAATGATCTAAAAGTTAAACCTGAAAATATAACTGTTCTTAGAAATATGATTAATACAAAAGAGTATCAAAAGAGCACTTTTACTGATATTGAAAAGAATCAGAAGGTTATATCAATAATCGGAAGATTATCTGGTCCTAAAGGAGATGTAACTTATAACTTACTCGATATTCTTCATAGAAGAAAAGATTTTAAGATTCAAGTTATTGGAGGAAAAGAGGTTCCAGCAAGATTTAAAAAGTTTACAGGAAATGTTGAATTTTTAGGATATGTAAATAATGTTTCTGAAAAAATAAGAGAGTCTTCTATTGTTATAGGAGCTGGAAGAGTTGCTGTTGAAGCCATCCTTTGTGAGGTTCCAGTTTTAGCAATAGGAGAAGCTGAGTCTGTAGGAATAGTAACTTTAGATAGATTAAACACAGCTTTAAAATCTAACTTTGGCGATATCTCTTTAAATCATGCTCCAACATTTAGATGGACAGATGTGATTCCAGAAATCGATAAAGGTTTCAATATAAATAAAGATGATTTGAAAACTTTAAGAGAAAGAGTTATAGAGGAGTTTTCAATAGAGTCTATAGTTGAAAATATTGAGAAAGTTTATCAAAGAGAGATTGTAAAAAAGAAAAAATATGAAATGCCTGTTATCATGTATCACAGAGTTATAAAAAACGAAAGTGAAAAAGGCGTTCATGGTACTTATGTAACTGTTGAGCAGTTTGAAGAGCAGATGAAATATCTTAAAAAGAAAGGATACGAAACTGTAACTTTTAAAGAGTTGCTAAATAATAGGTATAAACAAAGATTTGATAAAGATAAGAAATGGATTATGCTTACGTTTGATGATGGATATAAAGATAACTATGAAAATGCTTTTCCTATCTTGAAAAAATATCAGTTTAAAGGTATTATATATGTACTCGATGGGATAGAGTATAATAAATGGGATGTAGATAATCCTGGAAATCCTGAAAAAAGATTTACTTTAATGAATCAAGAGGAACTTCTAGAGATGCAAAACTATGGAATAGAGTTTGGTGGACATACATCTACTCACCCAAGACTAGCTGAACTATCAACTGAACAGGTAAAGTCTGAGATAATTAACTCGAAATCTAATATTGAAAAAATAATAGGAAAAGAGCTGTTGTCTTTTGCATATCCTTACGGTAGTTTAAATGAAGAGGTAAAAAGAATACCTCAAGAAGCTGGTTATAAATTTGCAGTAGCTACTGATTCAGGTAGTATAGTTTTTTCTGATGATTTATTTGAAATTAGAAGAATTGGAATATTTCCAACAAATAATCTTTTTAATTTTAAAAGAAAAGTATCTGGGAAATACAACTTTATAAAAGTAAAAAGAGAAGAAAAAAGTTATGGGAAAAAGTAA
- a CDS encoding MipA/OmpV family protein, translating to MKKILMGLLALTLSATALAENKFGIGAGVGVSDSIYKGAEDKAYPMPLLDINYYDLYVKGATVGFQFYKDDAFAASLFVDPLAGFAVDGADLARGYDNIDDRKFQAMFGIRLDADTGFYGVKTGLSAQVGEHGGEGKISAFKAYKVDDKLTIVPSIHVKGYSGDYTDYYFGVTSDEARRNSKIDRAYKADAAYSMGLNLTADYRLTDNVALMAFLGVEKFSSEISDSPIVDDGVLYLVGVGAKYYF from the coding sequence ATGAAGAAAATATTAATGGGGTTATTAGCATTAACACTTTCTGCTACAGCATTAGCTGAAAACAAATTTGGAATTGGAGCTGGAGTAGGAGTTTCTGACAGTATCTATAAAGGTGCAGAAGATAAAGCATATCCAATGCCACTATTAGATATTAACTACTATGATTTATATGTTAAGGGTGCAACTGTAGGATTCCAATTTTATAAAGATGATGCTTTTGCTGCGTCACTATTTGTTGATCCATTAGCTGGATTTGCTGTAGATGGTGCTGACTTAGCAAGAGGATACGACAATATTGATGACAGAAAGTTCCAAGCGATGTTTGGAATTAGATTAGATGCTGATACTGGATTCTACGGAGTTAAAACTGGGCTTTCTGCTCAAGTTGGAGAACATGGAGGAGAGGGAAAGATAAGTGCGTTTAAAGCTTATAAAGTAGATGACAAACTTACAATAGTTCCTTCTATTCACGTTAAAGGATACTCAGGAGATTATACTGATTACTACTTTGGTGTAACTTCAGATGAAGCTAGAAGAAATAGCAAAATTGATAGAGCTTATAAAGCGGATGCAGCTTATTCAATGGGGCTTAACTTAACAGCTGACTATAGATTAACTGACAACGTAGCTCTTATGGCATTTTTAGGTGTTGAGAAATTCAGTAGTGAAATTTCAGACTCACCTATTGTAGACGATGGAGTTTTATATTTAGTAGGAGTAGGAGCAAAGTACTACTTCTAA